GCACACCAACCGCACCACATCACACCATTCGCTTATTCTCATTCATGGTAGGTCTCTGAcctgccgcccatgtggccccaggcagtggctaggtatgaggaactttgggagaccgCCAGTTCCatgaggggtccagcagacagagccatcaaagcaAAGGCgctgtccactggcccccctCCAAAGTCCTgaatgagtgtgtatgactaatgcaattaaaactgcagagcttCCCATTTAGAAGGGACTTTGGCGGAACCACtttccagtagccccggtccctccatcagtaggacgtccctcacagacctaagtggatgagtgtggagtgatgtagttgggaagcaaggtaCCGGGGttcgcagagccaggttccaaaCTAGCTCTGCTACCTTTTCCTACCTATTttaccgccccccacaacccccagccaggaataGATGAACGAGACCCAGGGACTTACCCGTTCTCTCGCTCAAGCATGCTCGCCCCCTTtagtgctccactcaaacctacacagaTACTCTGCGGCTGTGCACTGAGGGCCAATCCCGCCCAGGGTGCAATGAAGACCACAGCTCGAGTAGCCCACTAGTTCCCCCCGGGCATCCCAGAATCAACTAGCCCCACTGCCCCTGTCCTTTGGGCAGACAGAcactcccaaccaccaggcCCCCCACCACAACAGACATGGCGTAGCACCGGAACTCTACACATCCCTACCTGAAAATGAAATCAATCAACTGTTTAGTTTTgattattgatttgaacaagcagacaatgtgtctaaggtggtgtaatctaacacgTTTTTCaagttgttttccagttcatgaagATGATTTTCTTTGGGATACagaaggcagaaagaagtgtgtatgatgagtttgtctctaggtcaagcccacttatatctcctaaaagacagagtgcaggggctgctgggattggacagcttaaccaggttgacaggtgttcacatacccctagccaaaattgctgcacaggtgaacatgaccaaaTATAGATCTTTGATACTGTACTTTTCACTGGAATGTCAATAAATTGTTCTATTGCTGGCGGTGGTTGCATCTAGATAGGAGTATTCCTAGTGTGTGCATTAAGTAATTAGTTAATTTGTTGATATTTTAAGAAATTAGCACTAGTGATTTCGTATTGGGACaataattcttcaaaagaggtaaacttgtctcttgtgaaaacatgttttagatGTGTCCCAACAAAGTGAAGCGACAACTCTAAAGGTTAACTCACTCATAATTGGGTCTGTCTGCAACACTTATTTGACACACATTAACTGTAAATATGTTTCACCTTTACATACCAATCTGATGCATTTGGGTTGATTATTGGAAAAGAGGGAGGAGCCAGACGAACCAATCTTATGATGGCCTCTGGTGTGAAAGCTGCCAGagctccacagcttctctgtgaccatggaggaagctgagctctgcttcccacagctcctcAACGCCTCGTGCAAAAGGCCGACGCAGCATCAAGCTGAGAGCGTTTTCATTTCCGTCCTGctgtcctgcatctctctgctcacagcagttctcaacctgctggtcatcatctccatctcacaCTTCAGGTAATGAGACAAACATCTGAACACCaacagtgttttgttgtttaattcatCTCTTTCTGCTTCAGTTCATTGTCTGATTTATGATAAGGACTATTTGTTGCTGCTGAACACATCCACTGTTGTCATACTCAGGCctttatgaaatatatatatatatatatatatatatatatatatatatatatatatatatatatatatatatatatatatatatatatatatatatatatatttaaatatgtattagTTATGGTATTAATATTCAATAAATACAATGAGATGTTTTGTGTATTAAATCGCTGCTACTCATATTTAGGTAGATCCTCCACAGCTGCTACTATGATCTTTCTATTCTTCATGTtcctcctccaggcagctccacactcccaccaacctcctcctcctctctctggccgtcTCTGACTTCCTTGTCGGCTTTCTGCTGATGCCGTTTGGAATCTTCCTGATAGGAAGCTGCTGGTTTTTAGGGAAGTTCATGTGTGGATTTTTTCAATACACCTCCTTTACCATCACATCGTCGTCTGTGGGAAACATGGTGCTGATTTCAGTGGACCGATACGTGGCCATTCATGACCCTTTGACTTACACCACTATGGTCACACAGAGAAGAgttcgagtgtgtgtgtatctgtgttggGCCTGCTCTGTCTCCTATAATGGTGTCGTACTCAATACTTTTTTGAAAAATCCAGACGCATATAACTCCTGCTATGGGGAGTGTGTGGCTGTCATCAACTATGTAACGGGAGCTGTAGACGTTGTGTTGACATTTATTGGTCCAATCACAGTCATCATTGTTCTGTATGTGAGAGTCTTTGTCGTTGCTGTCTCTCAGGCTCGAGCCATGAGGTCTCAGATCGTGTCGCTCCAGGGTTCAATTTGTGTAGTTGCTCAGAAGTCAGAGAGGAAAGCAGCTAAGACTCTGGGAGTGGTAGTGGTTGTGTTCCTGATCTGTTTCTGTCCCTATTACTACCCATCTCTGGTGGGTGAGGACACGTCTCCATCCACCACAGCAGCATTTTCTATTTTTGGTGTGtggctgctttactgtaactcCTGCATGAATCCAGTCATTTATGCTTAtttctacccctggttcagaaaatctATCAGACTCATTGTTACTCTGCAGATACTAAAGCCTGGCTCCTGTGACGCCAACATGCTGCAGTAGAGACGTGGTCAATTTTAATGACTCAGCTCATATGTCCTGAATGACgattgctttaaaataaaaaaagtttttcttcttttggtaaaatgcaataaaagtcTACCTGAACATTATTATAGCCCATGTGTTCACTGGTACACAAGCACAACTCAGTACTACACACTCAGATTCAATCAGTTTAAATATGCTGGCAAACCAAACTAAAAGGGGGCAAAATTTCTTTTCTTCTTAAATCCTTGCAATTATTTTCttgtttaaaacatatttaaaacaatGCACTAATATTATAGTGAAATCATTACACAGTGGGTGAATGTTGAAGCTCTGAGATCATCTTCATATGTATTTGTCAGAACATCAT
This genomic interval from Betta splendens chromosome 21, fBetSpl5.4, whole genome shotgun sequence contains the following:
- the LOC114846958 gene encoding trace amine-associated receptor 13c-like; this translates as MEEAELCFPQLLNASCKRPTQHQAESVFISVLLSCISLLTAVLNLLVIISISHFRQLHTPTNLLLLSLAVSDFLVGFLLMPFGIFLIGSCWFLGKFMCGFFQYTSFTITSSSVGNMVLISVDRYVAIHDPLTYTTMVTQRRVRVCVYLCWACSVSYNGVVLNTFLKNPDAYNSCYGECVAVINYVTGAVDVVLTFIGPITVIIVLYVRVFVVAVSQARAMRSQIVSLQGSICVVAQKSERKAAKTLGVVVVVFLICFCPYYYPSLVGEDTSPSTTAAFSIFGVWLLYCNSCMNPVIYAYFYPWFRKSIRLIVTLQILKPGSCDANMLQ